Proteins from a single region of Oreochromis niloticus isolate F11D_XX linkage group LG7, O_niloticus_UMD_NMBU, whole genome shotgun sequence:
- the LOC100696156 gene encoding uncharacterized protein LOC100696156, with translation MAAWFLIARFLLLYVLSDVDYSSAFPRATSPVQPRVWQGGRGEHDVYGNPRPFQYMRALRPTDPKIYPNVRDRVQVESPRSYQPRSNIPTHRSMETSPLQPRAHRNHLVAKPRSFDLALRIPFAHSRDGANPPRYGPSGLIIDNSFNNPRRQHGHDASKLGYQFSLSVPFSRGSPRHPGGHKHHGGHQHRPEEDYLGHQRGPVHVPVRPRPYPDEHHREHDREHRDEGRPGREFAFPEPDGPEHPSWLRHPQRYVDPYSGYYNSQMKPTWNDYWWHYRGPHWGHVKHPSSDPWPNFHRSASD, from the exons atGGCTGCGTGGTTCCTAATTGCAAG GTTTTTACTGCTTTATGTTTTGAGTGATGTAGACTACTCCTCAGCTTTTCCAAGAG ccaCAAGTCCTGTGCAGCCTAGAGTATGGCAGGGTGGAAGAGGGGAACACGATGTGTATGGAAACCCTCGTCCTTTCCAGTACATGAGGGCTCTGAGGCCGACGGATCCAAAGATCTACCCTAATGTGCGTGATCGGGTCCAAGTCGAATCCCCGAGATCGTATCAGCCACGCTCTAATATTCCCACCCACAGATCCATGGAAACATCTCCGCTCCAGCCTCGAGCACACAGAAACCACCTTGTGGCCAAGCCCAGGAGCTTTGACTTAGCCCTGAGGATCCCTTTTGCTCATTCTCGTGATGGTGCTAATCCTCCTCGGTACGGACCGAGTGGCCTTATTATTGACAACAGTTTTAATAATCCCCGCAGACAGCATGGCCATGATGCTTCCAAGCTGGGCTACCAGTTCAGCTTATCTGTTCCCTTTTCACGTGGTTCTCCACGCCACCCAGGTGGCCACAAACATCACGGTGGACATCAACACAGGCCTGAGGAAGACTATTTGGGTCATCAAAGAGGGCCGGTTCATGTGCCAGTTCGTCCAAGGCCATACCCCGACGAGCATCATCGTGAGCATGATCGCGAGCATCGTGATGAAGGCCGCCCTGGGCGGGAGTTTGCATTTCCAGAGCCAGATGGACCAGAACACCCATCATGGCTGCGCCATCCTCAAAGATATGTCGACCCTTACAGTGGATACTACAACTCCCAGATGAAGCCTACGTGGAATGACTACTGGTGGCATTACCGTGGACCTCACTGGGGTCATGTAAAGCATCCATCTTCTGACCCTTGGCCAAATTTCCATCGGTCAGCTTCAGACTGA